The nucleotide sequence ACCTGAGTAAGGGACGCCTGAAAAGGGAAGGACCGAACGTCAATTCAGGGATGAATCAGACTCTTTCGAGACGCAGTGCGTTGAAGCAGAATTCCTGACGGAACTCCTCCAAGGAAGGATGGGTGAAGCCCGGAGGGCCTTGGAATGAGGGCTGAGCATTGCCCGGTAAGACCTGACACCTCATCCCGCGAAAGGAGAAATATCTCGATGGCTTTGTTGGAGAACATCTTATCACGGCCAAATTTAACCAAAGCACTCAAACGTGTGGAGGCTAACAAAGGCGCTCCCGGCATCGATGGGGTTTCAACTGAACACCTCCGAGATTATCTCCGGGAGCACTGGCCAGCCATTAAACAAAAGCTGCTGGAGGGGACCTACCAGCCAGCACCTGTCCTCAAGGTCGAAATCCCGAAACCTGACGGAGGTGTGAGGCAGCTAGGTATCCCCACCGTGGTCGATCGACTGATCCAACAGGCCATCCTCCAAGTCCTTACACCGATCTTCGATCCTCACTTCTCAGACCATAGTTTTGGTTTCAGGCCTGGACGGAGGGCGCATAGTGCGGTCAGACAGGCTCAGCGTTATATCCGGAAAGGATATAGACATGTGGTTGATATAGACTTGGAAAAGTTCTTTGACCGCATCAACCATGACATTCTGATGAGCCGAGTGGCGAGAAGGGTCAAAGATAAACGAGTCCTGAAACTGATCAGAGCCTATTTACAAGCGGTCATGATGCTGAATGGGGTCTCTTTTCGCTCTGAAGAGGGGACGCCGCAAGGCGGCCCGCTAAGCCCTTTACTGGCCAACATCCTTCTGGATGATCTGGATAAGGA is from Caldalkalibacillus thermarum and encodes:
- the ltrA gene encoding group II intron reverse transcriptase/maturase; this translates as MALLENILSRPNLTKALKRVEANKGAPGIDGVSTEHLRDYLREHWPAIKQKLLEGTYQPAPVLKVEIPKPDGGVRQLGIPTVVDRLIQQAILQVLTPIFDPHFSDHSFGFRPGRRAHSAVRQAQRYIRKGYRHVVDIDLEKFFDRINHDILMSRVARRVKDKRVLKLIRAYLQAVMMLNGVSFRSEEGTPQGGPLSPLLANILLDDLDKELEKRGLHFCRYADDCNIYVRSRRAGQRVKQSIQRFLERKLKLKVNEEKSAVDRPRRRKFLGFSFTPQREARIRLAPKSILRFKQKIRQLTNPKWIRRRLRMCKWQQWKRVRTRIRELRALGLKEHEVFEIANTRKGAWRTTKTPQLHKALSKAYWLAQGLRSL